The Arachis hypogaea cultivar Tifrunner chromosome 16, arahy.Tifrunner.gnm2.J5K5, whole genome shotgun sequence genome contains a region encoding:
- the LOC140180036 gene encoding protein FAR1-RELATED SEQUENCE 6-like, translated as MACKVVQSLCHVPSSIPYHNPLKPPEEAPEHFFADGQQPNKAMPRLDVTEVGSEEMDICYEDMPLLDLLQVRSEEMDYGHQVPDHDGLRKDEIPCVGMRFEQLQMAHEFYVTYVKKVRFATKIRTTTCDKITNQPINQAIHYNRDGFCVSRVKASTRKNRISAAGCKAMIYVKFDKETQDWFFFKVELSHSHPCSARKTVHYHEYRKLTMHAKCVIKDNDEAGIRPNKTFLVLANESGGPSNLGYSEKDLRNFIIARLRTSNVNVDVREMMNYFIRMKGINPNFFYVVNLDDECKFRSAVWVDARCRASYEYYGDVVSLDSTYSTNKHGLSFASFVGVNHHVGFLPMGQVHGNCSTADHYDQCKSISRAIKNVLPDTRHRWCIWHITKKLPHKFGGYRRYRELYDEFNDIVWNSRTEKSFEDNWVYKVPNQYVLPRWSKNIKRKHTYVKSSHDVSRSDESHVTFRGLCAHFYNIAQDFVNNDEETALLHAALEETRAKLIAHRVKKRSETVADSHNNSGSISSNVADVMDIQAPSKVVCPKSTQDVRFDGVVGLADPEQWKRLVSWGKHIGFKFLCS; from the exons ATGGCATGTAAGGTCGTGCAGTCTCTGTGTCATGTTCCATCATCCATTCCTTACCACAATCCATTGAAACCACCGGAGGAAGCTCCAGAACATTTTTTCGCTGACGGTCAGCAGCCTAATAAA GCCATGCCAAGATTGGATGTTACTGAGGTTGGAAGTGAAGAGATGGATATTTGTTACGAG GACATGCCGCTTTTGGATCTTTTGCAGGTTAGAAGTGAAGAGATGGATTATGGTCACCAG GTACCGGACCACGATGGCCTTCGGAAAGATGAAATACCATGTGTTGGAATGCGGTTTGAGCAATTGCAAATGGCTCATGAATTCTATGTGACATACGTGAAGAAAGTCAGGTTTGCTACTAAGATACGGACGACAACCTGTGATAAGATTACAAATCAACCCATTAACCAAGCTATTCACTATAATAGGGATGGGTTTTGTGTGTCTCGTGTCAAAGCGTCAACGCGGAAGAACAGGATCTCAGCCGCTGGATGCAAGGCAATGATATACGTGAAGTTTGACAAGGAGACGCAAGACTGGTTTTTCTTCAAGGTGGAATTGAGTCACTCGCACCCATGTTCAGCGAGAAAGACGGTGCACTACCATGAGTATAGGAAGCTGACCATGCATGCGAAGTGCGTGATCAAGGATAATGATGAGGCTGGGATTCGACCAAACAAGACTTTCCTAGTTTTGGCAAATGAGTCTGGGGGCCCATCTAACCTGGGATACTCAGAAAAGGATTTACGAAACTTTATTATAGCTAGGCTCCGAACCAGCAACGTCAACGTGGATGTCAGAGAGATGATGAACTATTTCATAAGAATGAAGGGCATCAATCCAAACTTCTTCTACGTGGTGAATTTGGACGATGAGTGTAAATTTCGGAGTGCAGTATGGGTGGATGCAAGGTGTAGGGCGTCGTACGAATATTATGGAGATGTTGTGTCACTTGATAGCACATACAGCACAAACAA GCATGGATTATCGTTTGCGTCGTTCGTTGGTGTCAACCACCATG TGGGTTTTCTGCCAATGGGTCAAGTGCATGGGAACTGCTCCACAGCTGATCATTACGATCAATGCAAATCCATTTCTCGTGCAATAAAAAATGTGTTACCCGATACACGCCATCGGTGGTGCATCTGGCACATTACGAAGAAGTTACCGCACAAGTTTGGAGGTTATCGCCGGTACAGAGAGTTATATGATGAGTTTAATGATattgtgtggaactctcggaCCGAGAAGTCATTTGAGGATAACTG GGTGTATAAAGTACCTAATCAATATGTTCTCCCTCGTTGGAGCAAGAACATAAAGCGCAAGCATACTTATGTCAAGAGTAGTCATGACGTCAGTCGGTCGGATGAGAGTCATGTTACATTCAGGGGACTATGTGCACACTTCTACAATATTGCTCAGGATTTTGTAAACAATGATGAAGAAACAGCCTTGCTTCACGCTGCTCTGGAAGAAACAAGAGCTAAGTTGATTGCTCACCGTGTCAAGAAGAGGTCCGAGACTGTGGCGGACTCCCACAACAATAGTGGCTCAATAAGTTCGAACGTTGCCGATGTGATGGACATCCAAGCCCCATCGAAG GTGGTTTGTCCGAAGTCAACTCAAGATGTAAGATTCGATGGTGTTGTAGGCCTGGCTGATCCCGAACAA tGGAAGAGGCTGGTTTCATGGGGTAAACATATAGGGTTTAAGTTTCTATGCAGTTGA
- the LOC112756815 gene encoding linoleate 9S-lipoxygenase isoform X2 produces the protein MRQESFGEASAMAFCFYNDLGNPDSNEKYARPVLGGSTLPYSRRGRTGRPPTNKDPKSEKRSDFVYLPRDEAFGHLKSSDFLTYGLKSIAQDVMPVLTDAFDANILTLEFGDFDEVDKLYTGGITLPTNFLSKFSPLPVLKEILRTDGEQFLKYPPPKVMQVNKSAWMTDEEFSRETLAGVNPNVIKSLEEFPPGSKLDSKVYGDHTSTMKKEHLEPNLGGLTVEQAVEKKKLFILDHHDYLIPYLRRINSSKTKAYATRTIFFLKDDGTLKPLAIELSKPHPQGEEHGPVSDVYLPAYEGVEGYI, from the exons ATGCGGCAAGAAAGCTTTGGTGAAGCTTCTGCGATGGCATTTTG TTTTTACAATGATTTGGGGAATCCAGATAGCAATGAAAAATATGCTCGCCCTGTTCTTGGAGGATCTACTTTACCGTACTCTCGTAGAGGAAGAACAGGAAGGCCACCTACTAACAAAG ATCCTAAGAGTGAGAAACGGAGCGATTTTGTTTACCTACCAAGGGACGAAGCATTTGGTCACTTGAAGTCATCGGATTTTCTAACTTATGGATTAAAATCTATAGCCCAAGATGTGATGCCTGTTCTCACAGATGCATTTGATGCAAATATCTTAACTCTTGAgtttggtgattttgatgaagTGGATAAACTCTATACTGGTGGAATTACACTACCTACAAACTTTCTCAGCAAGTTTTCCCCTTTGCCAGTACTCAAGGAAATTCTACGAACAGATGGTGAACAATTCCTTAAATATCCACCACCCAAAGTCATGCAag TGAATAAATCTGCATGGATGACTGATGAAGAATTTTCTAGAGAAACACTTGCTGGTGTAAATCCTAATGTCATTAAGAGTCTTGAG GAGTTTCCACCAGGTAGCAAGCTAGATAGTAAAGTCTATGGTGATCATACTAGTACAATGAAAAAAGAACATTTAGAGCCTAACTTAGGAGGGCTTACTGTAGAACag GCTGTTGAGAAGAAGAAATTGTTCATTCTAGATCACCATGACTATTTAATTCCATATTTGAGAAGAATAAATTCAAGCAAGACAAAGGCCTATGCTACAAGGACAATTTTCTTCTTGAAAGATGATGGAACTTTAAAGCCACTAGCCATTGAGTTAAGCAAGCCACATCCTCAAGGAGAAGAGCATGGTCCTGTGAGTGATGTCTATCTACCAGCATATGAAGGCGTTGAAGGTTATATTTGA
- the LOC112756815 gene encoding linoleate 9S-lipoxygenase isoform X1, whose product MQRKAVLSLRDAKSGNANQLKALCGKKALVKLLRWHFDSNEKYARPVLGGSTLPYSRRGRTGRPPTNKDPKSEKRSDFVYLPRDEAFGHLKSSDFLTYGLKSIAQDVMPVLTDAFDANILTLEFGDFDEVDKLYTGGITLPTNFLSKFSPLPVLKEILRTDGEQFLKYPPPKVMQVNKSAWMTDEEFSRETLAGVNPNVIKSLEEFPPGSKLDSKVYGDHTSTMKKEHLEPNLGGLTVEQAVEKKKLFILDHHDYLIPYLRRINSSKTKAYATRTIFFLKDDGTLKPLAIELSKPHPQGEEHGPVSDVYLPAYEGVEGYI is encoded by the exons ATGCAGAGAAAAGCAGTATTATCGTTGAGGGACGCAAAAAGCGGCAATGCGAACCAGTTGAAGGCTCTATGCGGCAAGAAAGCTTTGGTGAAGCTTCTGCGATGGCATTTTG ATAGCAATGAAAAATATGCTCGCCCTGTTCTTGGAGGATCTACTTTACCGTACTCTCGTAGAGGAAGAACAGGAAGGCCACCTACTAACAAAG ATCCTAAGAGTGAGAAACGGAGCGATTTTGTTTACCTACCAAGGGACGAAGCATTTGGTCACTTGAAGTCATCGGATTTTCTAACTTATGGATTAAAATCTATAGCCCAAGATGTGATGCCTGTTCTCACAGATGCATTTGATGCAAATATCTTAACTCTTGAgtttggtgattttgatgaagTGGATAAACTCTATACTGGTGGAATTACACTACCTACAAACTTTCTCAGCAAGTTTTCCCCTTTGCCAGTACTCAAGGAAATTCTACGAACAGATGGTGAACAATTCCTTAAATATCCACCACCCAAAGTCATGCAag TGAATAAATCTGCATGGATGACTGATGAAGAATTTTCTAGAGAAACACTTGCTGGTGTAAATCCTAATGTCATTAAGAGTCTTGAG GAGTTTCCACCAGGTAGCAAGCTAGATAGTAAAGTCTATGGTGATCATACTAGTACAATGAAAAAAGAACATTTAGAGCCTAACTTAGGAGGGCTTACTGTAGAACag GCTGTTGAGAAGAAGAAATTGTTCATTCTAGATCACCATGACTATTTAATTCCATATTTGAGAAGAATAAATTCAAGCAAGACAAAGGCCTATGCTACAAGGACAATTTTCTTCTTGAAAGATGATGGAACTTTAAAGCCACTAGCCATTGAGTTAAGCAAGCCACATCCTCAAGGAGAAGAGCATGGTCCTGTGAGTGATGTCTATCTACCAGCATATGAAGGCGTTGAAGGTTATATTTGA
- the LOC112758352 gene encoding ABC transporter G family member STR2-like — translation MIDIKNSNKTAQQTVGSSGGLEFWNLTYTVSKKLKVEEKWSNEDVDLLHDISGYAPKGCITAVMGPSGAGKSTFLDGLAGRIKSGSLKGRISLDGASVSASLIKRTCAYIMQDDRLFPMLTVYETLMFAADFRLGPLSLADKRHRVDNLIDQLGLSTSRNTYIGDEGTRGVSGGERRRVSIGVNIIHGPSLLFLDEPTSGLDSTSAHNVIEKVHDIARSGSTVILTIHQPSSRIQMLLDHLIILARGQLMYQGSPNDVTQHLTRMSRRVPKGENPIEHLIDVIQEYDQCEVGVEALAEFARTGMKPPLLKEGVSVEPSPSLVRARHGRGYEEKSLEVSGTSQVSRRVADEYGHSLRSPYNKNSQSWSSSHSAMFLKFTPSRLRNKESKPHNNPARHGSSPGYYTYSSEILAATPTPHSSDYTVNENDYLTPTTGAATPEHLAPKFANSFLSETWILMRRNFINIRRTPELFLSRLMVLTIMGFMMATMFHNPKQNLQGITNRLSFFIFTVCLFFFSSNDAVPAFIQERFIFIRETSHNAYRASSYTIAGLITHMPFLLLQASVYAAIVWFALTLRGPFYYFLIVLFVSLLSTNSFVVFISSVVPNYILGYAAVIAFTALFFLFCGYFLSSHDIPVYWRWMNKISTMTYPYEGLLMNQYQTNITFGHNNSINITGFGILNNLHIGTEEYKKWENVGIMLGWAVLYRLLFYLVLRFGSKNQRS, via the exons ATGATTGACATAAAGAACAGCAACAAGACCGCTCAACAAACAGTGGGTTCCAGCGGCGGTCTGGAGTTCTGGAACCTCACCTACACCGTGAGCAAGAAGTTGAAGGTGGAGGAGAAGTGGTCGAATGAAGACGTGGACTTACTCCACGATATCAGTGGCTATGCACCGAAGGGGTGCATCACGGCGGTGATGGGGCCCAGTGGTGCGGGAAAGTCAACGTTCTTGGACGGACTTGCTGGGAGGATCAAGAGTGGGAGCCTGAAAGGAAGGATTTCATTGGATGGTGCAAGTGTGAGTGCAAGCTTGATCAAGAGAACTTGTGCATATATCATGCAGGACGATAGGCTTTTTCCTATGCTCACTGTTTATGAGACTTTGATGTTTGCTGCTGATTTTCGATTGGGGCCTCTCTCGCTTGCTGATAAAAGGCACAGAGTCGATAACTTGATAGATCAACTTGGCTTATCG ACATCCAGGAACACGTACATAGGAGACGAAGGAACAAGAGGAGTTTCGGGTGGAGAGCGGCGGAGAGTGTCAATAGGAGTGAACATCATCCACGGTCCGTCCCTTCTCTTCCTAGACGAGCCAACCTCCGGGCTGGACTCCACAAGCGCACACAATGTGATCGAAAAGGTTCACGACATTGCACGCAGCGGCAGCACCGTCATCCTCACCATCCACCAACCCTCTTCAAGAATCCAAATGCTCCTCGACCATCTCATCATTCTCGCCAGGGGCCAGCTCATGTACCAAGGCTCACCTAATGACGTGACGCAACATTTGACTCGCATGTCCCGCAGGGTACCAAAGGGTGAGAACCCTATCGAACATCTCATTGACGTGATCCAAGAATACGATCAATGTGAGGTTGGAGTGGAGGCGCTTGCTGAGTTTGCACGCACTGGAATGAAGCCCCCTCTGTTGAAGGAGGGTGTGTCTGTCGAGCCGTCGCCGTCGCTCGTGAGGGCACGGCATGGGCGTGGGTATGAGGAGAAGTCGTTGGAGGTATCTGGGACATCTCAAGTGAGTAGGAGAGTTGCGGATGAGTATGGTCACAGTTTGAGGAGTCCGTACAACAAGAATTCGCAGTCGTGGAGCAGTAGTCACAGCGCTATGTTTCTCAAGTTCACTCCTTCACGACTCAGGAATAAAGAGTCCAAGCCACACAATAATCCTGCAAG GCATGGTTCCTCACCAGGGTACTACACATACTCAAGTGAGATCCTGGCAGCGACACCAACCCCTCACAGCAGTGACTACACTGTGAACGAAAACGACTATCTCACCCCAACAACCGGCGCTGCCACGCCAGAGCACCTGGCTCCAAAATTCGCCAACTCCTTCCTCTCGGAAACCTGGATCCTGATGCGGCGCAACTTCATCAACATCCGAAGAACCCCAGAGCTGTTCCTGTCACGCCTCATGGTACTCACCATCATGGGCTTCATGATGGCCACAATGTTCCACAACCCCAAACAGAATCTTCAGGGAATCACCAACCGCCTCAGCTTCTTCATCTTCACCgtctgcctcttcttcttctcctcaaaCGACGCCGTCCCTGCCTTCATCCAAGAACGCTTCATCTTCATTAGAGAAACCTCTCACAATGCCTACAGAGCCTCTTCCTACACCATCGCCGGCTTAATCACTCACATGCCTTTTCTTCTCCTCCAAGCTTCCGTTTACGCTGCCATTGTTTGGTTTGCCCTAACCCTAAGAGGTCCTTTCTACTACTTCCTCATCGTCCTCTTCGTCTCGCTTCTCTCCACCAACTCCTTCGTCGTCTTCATCAGCTCCGTTGTTCCCAACTATATACTAGGTTACGCCGCTGTCATTGCTTTCACTGCCTTGTTCTTCTTGTTTTGTGGATACTTCTTGAGCAGCCATGATATACCGGTTTATTGGCGGTGGATGAACAAAATTTCCACCATGACTTACCCTTATGAAGGGCTACTAATGAACCAGTATCAGACAAACATTACTTTTGGACACAACAATAGCATCAACATAACTGGTTTTGGAATCTTGAATAATCTTCACATTGGGACTGAGGAGTATAAGAAGTGGGAGAATGTGGGAATCATGTTAGGTTGGGCTGTGTTATATAGGCTTTTGTTTTACTTGGTGCTACGATTTGGATCTAAGAACCAGAGGTCCTAG